The Argopecten irradians isolate NY chromosome 16, Ai_NY, whole genome shotgun sequence genome window below encodes:
- the LOC138310820 gene encoding nicotinamide N-methyltransferase-like: MADLKETRDYANFDPYWYVECNGIEEMEDDLDSLHRIFNECDIRGKRLLDIGTGPAIYTVISASNYVDEIFLSDYAPQNREYLTKWWKGEISYPKDIIDYVIEEENRHMTTKQREDEIREKVKGIYPIDIMSKQPLGFDINDNKFDVIVSGHCLDEVAQNITEFQRCIQNVSSVLNEGGFLIFSCDFGATYYQVGEYKFPGKSFTKDEVKQTVLDAGFSILSYIEISAIGDKYWDAEGYYYIVARKN; the protein is encoded by the exons ATGGCGGATCTTAAGGAAACACGTGACTACGCAAACTTTGACCCTTATTGGTACGTTGAATGCAACGGAATTGAGGAGATGGAAGATGACCTTGACAGTCTTCATAGAATTTTTAACGAAT GCGACATCCGTGGAAAGCGTCTCCTAGATATTGGAACTGGACCAGCGATTTATACGGTGATATCAGCAAGTAATTATGTAGACGAGATCTTCCTATCTGACTATGCTCCACAGAACCGCGAATATCTGACGAAATGGTGGAAAGGAGAAATATCTTACCCTAAGGATATCATCGATTACGTGATTGAGGAAGAAAATCGTCA CATGACTACAAAACAGAGAGAAGATGAAATAAGAGAAAAAGTAAAAGGGATTTATCCCATTGACATCATGTCGAAACAACCACTAGGATTTGACATCAACGACAATAAATTTGATGTCATAGTTTCGGGACATTGCTTAGATGAAGTTGCACAAAATATTACTGAATTTCAACGTTGCATACAAAACGTCTCTAGTGTACTCAATGAAGGCGGGTTTTTAATTTTCTCTTGCGATTTCGGAGCAACTTATTACCAGGTGGGGGAATACAAGTTTCCTGGGAAGTCTTTTACGAAAGATGAAGTAAAGCAAACAGTGCTAGATGCCGGATTCAGTATATTGTCGTATATTGAAATATCTGCTATTGGTGATAAATACTGGGATGCTGAAGGGTATTATTACATTGTTGCGAGGAAAAATTAA